Proteins encoded together in one Sinorhizobium meliloti window:
- the rhaM gene encoding L-rhamnose mutarotase — MEKYAFRMRLHPGKAAEYQARHDAIWPELVTLLKDAGVSDYSIHLDEENGLLFGVLWRSDDHRMADLPSHPVMRKWWAHMADIMETRADNEPVAVPLKTVFHLK, encoded by the coding sequence ATGGAAAAATACGCATTCCGCATGCGACTCCATCCCGGCAAGGCCGCCGAATACCAGGCGCGTCACGACGCGATCTGGCCGGAGTTGGTCACGCTCCTGAAGGACGCCGGTGTCTCCGATTATTCGATCCACCTCGATGAGGAGAACGGCCTGCTCTTCGGCGTCCTCTGGCGTTCGGACGATCACAGGATGGCCGATCTGCCGTCGCACCCGGTGATGCGGAAATGGTGGGCCCATATGGCCGATATCATGGAGACTCGCGCTGACAACGAGCCCGTCGCCGTGCCGCTCAAAACCGTCTTCCACCTCAAATGA
- a CDS encoding FGGY-family carbohydrate kinase, with protein sequence MMMKTVAVIDIGKTNAKVALVDLERFEEIAVRKAGNGVSADGLYPHFDTERLWRFILDSLAALHGEHPVDAISVTTHGATAVLLDEAGELALPVLDYEFAGPDALAEEYEEARPLFTETGSARLPMGLNVGAQLFWQQRMFPEHFARVATILTYAQYWSYRLTGVRTSELTSLGCHTDLWNPKAATFSSMVDEQGWRSLFAPVRRAGDVLGPLLRQVADETGLPPETPVHCGIHDSNASLLPHLITRQAPFSVVSTGTWVVMLAVGAEPVKLDERRDTLINVNALGDPVPSARFMGGRAYSLLIGDDPPPASPEAEASVLEQGHMLLPSLPGGSGPFPAARPCWTTDEGKLAPAERLAVVSFHLALMTATCLDLIGARGEILVEGPFALNDAYLRMLAGATGRPVLANRLNSTGTSLGAACLVAGARVRTGTAPIPAANPDACAAYAETWRRRTAAHVRSDP encoded by the coding sequence ATGATGATGAAAACCGTCGCCGTCATCGATATAGGCAAGACAAACGCCAAGGTCGCACTCGTCGATCTCGAGCGCTTCGAGGAAATCGCCGTGCGCAAAGCCGGCAATGGTGTCAGCGCTGACGGGCTTTACCCGCATTTCGACACCGAGCGCCTCTGGCGTTTCATTCTCGACAGTCTGGCCGCGCTTCACGGCGAGCACCCGGTGGATGCGATTTCGGTGACCACGCATGGCGCGACCGCCGTGCTGCTCGATGAAGCGGGCGAGCTCGCCTTGCCGGTTCTGGACTATGAATTCGCCGGTCCGGATGCGCTCGCGGAGGAATACGAGGAGGCGCGCCCTCTCTTCACGGAGACCGGTTCGGCGCGCCTGCCGATGGGGCTCAATGTCGGCGCTCAGCTCTTCTGGCAGCAGCGCATGTTTCCGGAGCATTTCGCCCGCGTCGCGACGATCCTCACCTATGCGCAATATTGGTCCTACCGGCTGACGGGCGTCAGGACGAGCGAGTTGACCTCGCTCGGCTGCCACACCGATCTCTGGAATCCGAAGGCGGCAACCTTCTCGTCGATGGTCGATGAGCAGGGTTGGCGCTCTCTCTTCGCACCGGTGCGAAGGGCGGGCGACGTGCTTGGTCCCCTGCTTCGGCAGGTTGCCGATGAGACGGGCCTGCCGCCGGAAACGCCGGTCCACTGCGGCATTCACGATTCGAACGCCTCGCTGCTGCCGCATCTCATTACGCGCCAGGCGCCGTTCTCCGTAGTCTCGACCGGAACCTGGGTCGTGATGCTCGCCGTCGGCGCCGAGCCCGTGAAACTCGACGAGCGGCGCGACACGCTCATCAACGTCAACGCACTCGGTGATCCGGTGCCTTCGGCCCGCTTCATGGGCGGGCGCGCCTATTCCCTGCTGATCGGCGACGATCCGCCGCCGGCCTCGCCCGAGGCCGAAGCCAGTGTCCTGGAACAAGGGCATATGCTGCTGCCGTCGCTGCCGGGTGGTTCGGGGCCGTTTCCGGCTGCGCGCCCCTGCTGGACGACGGACGAAGGCAAGCTCGCTCCCGCCGAACGGCTCGCCGTCGTCTCCTTTCATCTTGCACTGATGACGGCGACCTGCCTCGATCTGATCGGGGCAAGGGGCGAGATCCTGGTCGAGGGGCCGTTTGCCTTGAACGACGCCTATCTGAGGATGCTTGCCGGCGCCACCGGCCGGCCTGTGCTTGCCAACAGGCTGAACAGCACGGGAACGAGCCTCGGCGCCGCCTGCCTCGTTGCGGGCGCCCGCGTCAGGACGGGGACCGCGCCGATACCGGCCGCAAATCCGGACGCCTGTGCGGCTTATGCCGAGACATGGCGCCGGCGCACTGCTGCGCATGTCCGGAGTGATCCTTAA
- a CDS encoding globin-coupled sensor protein: protein MKQEASEQARKGEAGSLLERLRFAGLDEDACALLRDHRQALSPRIDLALRALSHRLQASPDAARHFDSDRQIDRLHDLQSSHWNVLTDARFDGLYAERVKVLADTESRMGLDPRWQIASHAIVLEHLILGAIEDAWPKSILSLGKARRKELRDLVAALVRTAFVDTEIAVSLRFNALRQQHQRQLSEQRRDDESELKTLFSDFLRAIGEGDLTARLPEDAPDAYQPIVAGLNTALGQIRDALLAADKRATAAEAIVSELRGSAAEFSGNAGAEAKAIDQHLVSLGTVTERIRTGSIRIAETETKAGETRIAVERSGEIAGQAISAMADIEASAEKIGQIIGVIDEIAFQTNLLALNAGIEAARAGESGRGFAVVAQEVRALAQRSGEAAREIKQLVTGTKGQVVAGVEIVGRTQHAISSIAEQVISINEAVTGIAREAECQVSDLASATSEIDGIARAMNRNAALGGAALASADDLHGVIVELGETVRRFHLDRQARSAASFAPRMRIEAPEDETTSPFVEVTSERHLAGWRR from the coding sequence GTGAAACAGGAAGCGTCAGAACAGGCGAGAAAGGGCGAGGCGGGCAGCCTGCTGGAACGCCTGCGCTTTGCCGGTCTCGACGAGGATGCCTGCGCGCTGCTGCGCGATCACCGCCAGGCTCTTTCGCCACGCATCGACCTGGCGTTGCGCGCCCTCTCGCACCGCCTGCAGGCGAGCCCCGACGCGGCGCGGCACTTCGACAGCGACCGCCAGATCGACCGCCTGCACGATCTTCAATCGTCACACTGGAACGTGCTCACAGATGCGCGTTTCGACGGACTTTATGCGGAGCGCGTAAAGGTCCTCGCCGATACCGAAAGCCGCATGGGTCTCGACCCGCGCTGGCAGATCGCAAGTCATGCGATCGTGCTCGAGCACCTTATCCTCGGTGCGATCGAGGATGCCTGGCCGAAATCGATCCTCTCCCTCGGCAAGGCACGCAGGAAAGAACTCCGCGATCTCGTCGCCGCTCTCGTGCGCACTGCCTTCGTCGATACGGAGATTGCAGTCTCGCTGCGTTTCAACGCGCTGCGCCAGCAGCACCAGCGGCAGCTTTCGGAGCAGCGCCGGGACGACGAAAGCGAGTTGAAGACACTCTTCTCGGATTTTCTTCGGGCTATCGGGGAGGGCGACCTGACCGCGCGTCTTCCGGAAGATGCGCCGGATGCCTACCAGCCGATCGTGGCGGGCCTCAACACGGCATTGGGCCAGATCAGGGATGCGCTGCTTGCGGCCGACAAACGCGCCACGGCGGCCGAGGCCATCGTCTCGGAGCTGCGCGGCAGTGCCGCCGAATTCTCGGGCAATGCCGGCGCAGAAGCGAAAGCCATCGACCAGCATCTCGTGAGCCTCGGCACCGTAACCGAGCGGATTCGCACCGGATCGATCCGGATCGCCGAGACCGAGACCAAGGCAGGTGAGACGCGGATCGCCGTGGAACGCAGCGGCGAGATCGCCGGTCAGGCGATCTCTGCCATGGCGGACATCGAGGCTTCCGCCGAGAAGATTGGTCAGATCATCGGCGTGATCGACGAGATCGCCTTCCAGACCAATCTCCTGGCCCTCAACGCAGGAATCGAGGCCGCACGGGCGGGCGAAAGCGGCCGCGGTTTCGCGGTCGTCGCGCAGGAGGTGCGTGCGCTCGCGCAACGCTCCGGCGAAGCGGCGCGCGAGATCAAGCAACTCGTGACCGGAACCAAGGGCCAGGTCGTGGCCGGCGTCGAGATCGTCGGCCGGACACAGCACGCGATCAGCAGCATCGCCGAACAGGTAATCTCCATAAACGAGGCCGTCACCGGCATTGCCCGCGAGGCCGAATGTCAGGTGAGCGATCTTGCCTCCGCAACATCGGAAATCGACGGGATCGCGCGGGCGATGAACCGAAACGCCGCACTCGGGGGCGCGGCACTCGCATCGGCCGACGATCTTCACGGTGTCATCGTGGAGCTGGGCGAGACCGTCCGTCGCTTTCATCTCGACCGTCAGGCGAGATCGGCCGCGAGCTTCGCCCCGCGGATGAGGATAGAAGCGCCGGAAGACGAGACGACGAGCCCGTTCGTCGAAGTCACTTCCGAACGTCATCTGGCCGGATGGCGGCGCTAG
- a CDS encoding STAS domain-containing protein, with translation MASRNSARNTLKLAPVLDLNEATVLHESLLALKGGAVAIDASAVERVGALCVQVLMAAARSWEADRLSFTFAEVSDAFIKTTQLIGADIGPLMAKEI, from the coding sequence ATGGCCAGCAGAAACTCCGCACGAAACACGCTGAAGCTCGCTCCGGTATTGGACCTGAACGAGGCAACGGTGCTGCATGAAAGCCTCCTGGCACTGAAAGGCGGTGCCGTGGCGATCGACGCGTCCGCCGTCGAGCGCGTCGGGGCGCTTTGTGTCCAGGTGCTCATGGCCGCCGCGAGAAGCTGGGAAGCGGATCGCCTGTCTTTCACCTTTGCCGAGGTGTCCGACGCTTTCATCAAGACGACACAGCTCATCGGGGCGGACATCGGTCCCCTGATGGCAAAGGAGATTTGA
- a CDS encoding response regulator — protein MKKRVLTVDDSRTIRNMLLVTLNNAGFETIQAEDGVEGLEKLDTANPDVIVTDINMPRLDGFGFIEGVRKNDRYRAVPILVLTTESDADKKNRARQAGATGWIVKPFDPTKLIDAIERVTA, from the coding sequence ATGAAGAAGAGAGTCCTGACTGTCGACGATTCCCGGACGATCCGGAACATGCTTCTCGTCACCCTCAACAATGCCGGATTCGAAACGATCCAGGCGGAGGATGGCGTCGAGGGCCTCGAGAAGCTCGACACGGCCAACCCCGACGTCATCGTAACGGACATCAACATGCCGCGCCTCGACGGCTTCGGCTTCATCGAGGGTGTGCGCAAGAACGATCGCTACCGTGCGGTGCCGATCCTCGTGCTGACCACCGAGAGCGATGCGGACAAGAAGAACCGTGCGCGGCAGGCGGGCGCCACCGGCTGGATCGTCAAACCGTTCGACCCGACCAAGCTGATCGATGCCATCGAGCGCGTAACGGCCTGA
- a CDS encoding chemotaxis protein CheA → MDMNEIKEIFFQECEEQLAELESGLLKLNDGDRDPETVNAVFRAVHSIKGGAGAFGLDDLVSFAHVFETTLDCVRSNRLEPNQDVLKVMLRSADVLADLTNAARDGGGVDEARSRQLIKELEALANGELPQAAAESAPKTAPVGIAPAAPAVNEEGFQPVAFSFDDFETGDEPTIEPSTYEIVFKPKSDLYSKGNDATLLLRDLSRLGEMSIHCEMDTLPPLDRMNPEEAYFSWKVSLKTDQGEEAIRSVFEFAEWDCDLDVALAGGMVGMDEDLPMQPVPFDLSILDEEAQAPAGQENRAATSEGDPRNAAVAAAQTASNVLQMAQSTARVSPENARNSQSASAAQAAAQQAASAATPTIRVDLDRVDRLINLVGELVINQAMLSQSVIENDTNGTSSINMGLEELQQLTREIQDSVMAIRAQPVKPVFQRMSRIVREIADMTGKSVRLITEGENTEVDKTVIDKLAEPLTHMIRNAVDHGLETPEKRVAAGKNPEGTVRLTAKHRSGRIVIELADDGAGINREKVRQKAIDNDLIAADANLSDEEVDNLIFHAGFSTADKISDISGRGVGMDVVKRSIQALGGRINISSKPGQGSIFTMSLPLTLAVLDGMVVTVANQTLVVPLTAIVETLQPEASAIHSFGSSQRLISIRDSFCPLVDVGRILNFRGAQANPVEGVALLVESEGGGQRALMVDAIQGQRQVVIKSLEANYTHVPGIAAATILGDGRVALILDVDAIVAASRGQSLKPEMSLAAAG, encoded by the coding sequence ATGGACATGAACGAAATCAAAGAGATTTTCTTCCAGGAATGCGAGGAGCAACTCGCGGAACTGGAATCGGGTCTCCTCAAGCTCAATGACGGCGATCGCGATCCGGAAACGGTGAATGCCGTTTTCCGTGCGGTCCATTCCATTAAGGGTGGCGCCGGCGCCTTCGGGCTCGACGATCTCGTCTCCTTCGCGCATGTGTTCGAGACGACGCTCGATTGCGTTCGATCCAACAGGCTGGAACCCAATCAGGACGTTCTGAAAGTCATGCTGAGATCGGCGGACGTGCTTGCCGATCTCACCAACGCCGCCCGTGACGGCGGCGGCGTCGACGAGGCGCGCAGCCGGCAACTGATCAAGGAACTCGAAGCACTCGCCAACGGCGAATTGCCGCAAGCCGCCGCCGAATCCGCGCCGAAGACGGCGCCGGTCGGCATTGCCCCGGCTGCTCCGGCCGTCAACGAGGAAGGCTTCCAGCCGGTTGCCTTCTCCTTCGACGATTTCGAGACAGGCGACGAGCCGACGATCGAACCGTCCACCTATGAGATCGTCTTCAAGCCCAAGTCGGATCTTTATTCCAAGGGCAACGACGCCACGCTGCTCCTGCGCGATCTCTCGCGCCTCGGCGAAATGAGCATCCATTGCGAGATGGACACTCTGCCGCCGCTGGACCGGATGAATCCGGAGGAGGCCTATTTCTCGTGGAAGGTTTCGCTCAAGACCGACCAGGGCGAAGAGGCGATCCGCTCCGTATTCGAATTCGCCGAGTGGGATTGCGACCTCGACGTCGCGCTTGCCGGCGGTATGGTCGGGATGGACGAGGACCTGCCGATGCAGCCCGTCCCCTTCGACCTTTCGATCCTCGATGAGGAAGCCCAGGCGCCTGCCGGGCAAGAGAACCGGGCCGCCACCAGCGAGGGCGACCCCCGGAATGCGGCCGTCGCGGCGGCGCAGACGGCGAGCAACGTCCTGCAAATGGCGCAGTCTACGGCGCGCGTCTCCCCGGAGAATGCCCGCAATTCCCAGTCGGCATCGGCGGCACAGGCTGCCGCCCAGCAGGCCGCTTCCGCCGCGACCCCGACCATTCGCGTCGATCTCGATCGGGTCGACCGCCTGATCAATCTCGTCGGGGAACTCGTCATCAACCAGGCGATGCTGTCGCAGAGCGTGATCGAAAACGACACCAACGGCACGTCGTCGATCAATATGGGCCTGGAGGAACTGCAGCAGCTTACGCGCGAAATCCAGGACAGCGTCATGGCGATCCGCGCGCAGCCGGTCAAGCCGGTCTTCCAGCGCATGTCCCGCATCGTCCGCGAAATCGCCGACATGACCGGCAAGTCCGTCCGTCTCATCACCGAGGGTGAAAATACGGAAGTCGACAAGACGGTCATCGACAAGCTCGCCGAGCCGCTCACGCACATGATCCGTAACGCGGTCGATCACGGTCTCGAGACGCCCGAAAAACGGGTTGCCGCGGGCAAGAACCCGGAAGGAACGGTGCGGCTCACGGCCAAGCACCGTTCCGGCCGCATCGTCATCGAGCTTGCAGACGACGGCGCCGGCATCAATCGCGAGAAGGTGCGCCAGAAGGCGATCGACAACGATCTCATTGCCGCGGACGCAAACCTTTCGGACGAGGAGGTCGACAACCTGATCTTCCACGCGGGTTTCTCCACGGCCGACAAGATCTCCGACATTTCCGGCCGCGGTGTCGGCATGGATGTCGTCAAGCGCTCCATCCAGGCACTCGGCGGCCGCATCAACATCTCTTCGAAGCCGGGCCAGGGCTCGATCTTCACCATGAGCCTGCCGCTGACGCTCGCCGTCCTCGACGGCATGGTGGTGACTGTCGCCAACCAGACGCTCGTCGTGCCGCTGACGGCAATCGTCGAGACGCTGCAGCCGGAGGCCTCCGCGATCCACAGCTTCGGGTCCAGCCAGCGGCTGATCTCGATCCGCGACTCCTTCTGCCCGCTGGTGGATGTGGGCCGCATCCTTAACTTTCGCGGGGCACAGGCCAACCCGGTCGAAGGTGTGGCGCTTCTCGTCGAATC